From bacterium, the proteins below share one genomic window:
- a CDS encoding DNA methyltransferase — translation MTNNEYKENTFHQLSPYLGKLKSNIAKKLILSYTKPYDTICDPFSGSGTVALESLTLNRHIIANDINPYAVILTKAKMYPPNSLDEALERAEYYLNCTKEEMTRISLSRIPKWVRTFFHPTTLKETLSLVRLLKRNEEYFILACVLGILHHQSTGFLSYPSSHIVPYLRTEKFPKERFPTLYTYRDIRPRLLSKIKRVFRHFLRIAPMLFRECKTECVEKLELPENSIDAVITSPPYMDTLSYGGDNRLRLWFLGINDYQYYDNKSPRNPQDFHLLIKNALSRLYFALKSDSYCIFVVGEVKKGKKSINTSSIIQDVVLSNGGFKILSVIEDEIPYSRRIRGKRDTIKKDWFVIMKKEK, via the coding sequence TTGACTAATAATGAATACAAGGAAAATACATTTCACCAACTTTCACCGTATTTGGGGAAACTAAAATCTAATATAGCAAAAAAACTAATATTAAGTTATACTAAACCATATGATACTATTTGTGATCCATTTTCAGGTTCGGGGACTGTTGCATTAGAATCTTTAACACTTAATAGACATATTATAGCAAACGATATTAATCCCTATGCAGTTATTTTGACTAAAGCAAAAATGTACCCTCCAAATTCGTTAGATGAAGCTTTGGAAAGAGCAGAATATTATCTTAATTGTACCAAAGAAGAAATGACCAGGATATCTTTATCAAGAATACCAAAATGGGTAAGAACCTTTTTCCATCCAACTACCCTTAAAGAGACCTTATCGTTAGTTAGATTATTAAAAAGAAATGAGGAATACTTTATTTTGGCCTGCGTACTTGGTATTCTTCATCATCAAAGCACGGGATTTCTTTCATATCCATCAAGCCATATAGTTCCATATCTGAGAACAGAAAAATTTCCCAAAGAAAGATTTCCAACATTATATACCTATAGAGATATTAGGCCAAGACTTCTTAGTAAAATAAAGCGTGTATTTAGACATTTTCTCAGAATAGCTCCGATGTTATTTCGAGAATGCAAAACAGAATGTGTTGAGAAATTAGAATTACCAGAAAATAGTATTGACGCTGTAATAACCAGCCCACCATATATGGATACATTGAGTTATGGAGGAGATAATAGATTGAGACTGTGGTTCCTGGGAATAAACGATTATCAATACTATGATAATAAGAGTCCTCGAAATCCACAAGATTTTCATCTTTTAATAAAAAATGCGTTGAGCAGGCTTTATTTTGCATTGAAGTCAGATTCATATTGTATATTTGTAGTGGGAGAAGTGAAAAAGGGTAAGAAATCCATTAACACATCTTCAATAATTCAGGATGTTGTTCTTAGTAATGGTGGTTTTAAAATATTGAGTGTAATTGAAGATGAAATCCCCTATTCAAGGAGAATAAGAGGGAAAAGAGATACGATTAAGAAAGACTGGTTTGTTATTATGAAAAAGGAGAAATAA
- a CDS encoding protein kinase, with product MAERNLPQENEFQGEQVLGYKLCKEIGRGKIGVVYKASHSRTGDIAACKIIPKENLKSGWETEIEKIAKLSGISTVAQYKKHAAEQIKELPYICIFYEYVGYGNKPALNLREYIIQNPNQISLFFIDILVQKILETFHAMKTVGINHNDLHEGNILIFHDPRSIEPETPIIKITDFGIGGSYNKLEPKDDYKQLVLICHTLLEKLSYSEMDGKDKFLYDNYIEDFFPKKVLETHPTEGIFVRNPRELLRIFKEEIPQKYLEEYTKSYISSMPAKLTHPFDYLRCEQIGNSFELLHRLYSEKFLGYSDLLIRNNTILTGPRGCGKTTIFRNMSLKTQILGDKIKKGEDYKEKYIGIYYHCNDLYFAFPYLKEKISDENRKAIIHYFNLSILYEILDLLETSKNKPGFELTDRTIDELQGFLRGYFPSYQIPPLGTDILAHLRSIIVNEKRITRQWFEKGSNDKQKPYFTPMDFIRKLCNLIQTDIPWAKNRAIYFFLDDYSFPNISKQIQETLHDFILFPSEGSEYFFKVSTESIVSFHPYSSKGKLLEEGREYVVVDLGYFFLRDDKRAESFLFEVVNNRLENSQEIDEAYKDIKKILGESDYSANKLAYEIREKKPEHVHYYGLNIIVRLCTGDVAQILDLIKHIFEQAGGYSLFTKAEGIELPIKKEIQNRAIREAGNKFLSNLENCPNYGRKLRKIAEAFGEVAHHFLMTRNSKNQDKYPPWQAVRIEVTEPIDLKESTLEIYNELLRYSIFIRDIVGKSQWGKVAPKLYLRRLLIPTFLLTPSKRDNIGLSKDKFLKLLRNPKGFTKDMKKKEPRRKRLQPDER from the coding sequence ATGGCAGAAAGAAATTTACCTCAGGAGAATGAATTCCAAGGAGAGCAGGTGCTCGGTTATAAACTCTGCAAGGAAATTGGCAGAGGGAAAATAGGGGTAGTCTATAAGGCGTCACATTCCAGAACAGGGGATATAGCAGCTTGCAAGATAATTCCAAAAGAAAATTTGAAAAGTGGATGGGAGACCGAAATAGAGAAAATTGCAAAATTGAGTGGTATCTCAACCGTAGCACAATATAAAAAACATGCCGCAGAGCAAATTAAGGAGTTACCGTATATTTGCATATTTTATGAGTATGTAGGCTATGGAAATAAACCTGCCCTTAATTTAAGAGAATATATAATACAAAATCCTAATCAAATCTCCTTGTTTTTTATTGATATATTAGTTCAGAAGATTTTAGAAACTTTTCATGCTATGAAAACTGTTGGTATTAATCACAATGACCTTCATGAAGGAAATATTTTAATTTTTCATGACCCTCGCTCTATTGAACCAGAAACGCCAATTATAAAAATAACAGATTTTGGAATAGGTGGTTCATACAACAAATTAGAACCTAAAGATGATTATAAACAGCTAGTTTTAATCTGTCATACCTTGCTTGAGAAATTGAGTTATTCTGAGATGGATGGAAAAGATAAATTTCTTTACGACAATTACATTGAGGATTTTTTCCCTAAAAAAGTATTAGAAACTCATCCTACAGAGGGAATATTTGTAAGAAATCCAAGAGAGCTCCTCAGAATTTTTAAAGAAGAAATCCCTCAAAAGTATTTGGAGGAATATACCAAAAGCTACATATCCAGTATGCCAGCCAAATTAACACATCCTTTTGACTATCTACGGTGTGAACAGATAGGTAATTCATTTGAGCTCTTACATCGTCTCTATTCTGAAAAGTTTCTTGGATATTCTGATTTATTAATAAGAAATAATACTATTTTGACAGGTCCACGGGGTTGTGGAAAAACAACCATATTTAGAAATATGAGTTTAAAAACACAAATACTCGGAGATAAAATAAAAAAAGGTGAAGATTACAAGGAAAAGTATATAGGAATATATTATCATTGCAATGATTTATATTTTGCATTTCCTTACCTTAAAGAAAAGATTTCTGATGAAAATAGAAAAGCGATAATACATTATTTCAACCTTTCAATCTTATATGAAATCTTAGACCTTTTAGAAACTTCAAAAAATAAGCCAGGGTTTGAATTAACTGATAGGACGATAGATGAATTACAAGGTTTTTTAAGAGGATACTTTCCCTCATACCAAATACCACCTTTAGGAACGGATATTTTGGCTCATCTAAGGTCAATAATTGTTAATGAAAAACGAATTACACGCCAATGGTTTGAAAAAGGCAGTAATGATAAGCAAAAACCATATTTTACTCCTATGGACTTTATTAGAAAGTTATGTAATTTAATTCAAACGGATATACCATGGGCAAAAAATCGGGCAATTTACTTCTTTTTAGATGATTATTCATTCCCCAATATTTCTAAGCAAATCCAAGAAACCTTACATGATTTTATCTTATTTCCAAGTGAAGGGTCTGAGTATTTTTTTAAGGTTTCTACCGAAAGTATTGTCTCTTTTCACCCATATAGTTCCAAAGGAAAATTATTGGAAGAGGGAAGAGAATATGTTGTAGTGGATCTTGGATACTTCTTCTTGCGTGATGATAAAAGAGCCGAGTCGTTCCTTTTCGAAGTAGTTAATAACCGGCTAGAAAATTCCCAAGAAATTGATGAGGCATATAAAGATATAAAGAAAATTTTGGGAGAGAGTGATTATTCAGCTAATAAACTTGCTTACGAAATTAGAGAAAAGAAGCCGGAACATGTCCATTACTATGGCTTGAATATTATAGTTAGATTATGCACTGGAGATGTTGCTCAAATCTTGGATTTAATCAAGCACATTTTTGAACAGGCTGGAGGTTATAGTCTATTTACTAAAGCAGAAGGAATTGAATTGCCAATTAAGAAAGAGATACAAAATAGGGCAATTAGGGAAGCAGGAAATAAATTTCTAAGTAACCTTGAAAACTGTCCGAATTATGGTCGAAAATTAAGAAAGATTGCTGAGGCGTTTGGTGAGGTTGCGCATCATTTCTTGATGACAAGAAATTCAAAAAACCAGGATAAATATCCTCCATGGCAAGCAGTTAGAATTGAAGTAACAGAACCTATTGATTTAAAAGAAAGTACATTAGAGATATATAATGAATTATTGCGTTACAGCATATTTATCAGAGATATAGTAGGTAAAAGTCAATGGGGCAAAGTTGCTCCAAAACTTTATCTACGCAGATTATTGATACCAACCTTTTTACTTACTCCAAGCAAAAGGGATAACATTGGATTAAGCAAAGATAAGTTTTTAAAGTTGTTAAGAAATCCGAAAGGTTTCACAAAGGATATGAAAAAGAAAGAACCAAGAAGAAAGAGGTTGCAACCAGATGAAAGATAG
- a CDS encoding site-specific DNA-methyltransferase gives MEKYLLSFGQNQRIPSARQLIYKDRRANPLGKIPDDVWQFSRICGTFKERIGEHPCQMPEDLLELIIKTSSNEGDLVLDPFGGTGTTAAVAKRLKRNYITMEISTEIL, from the coding sequence ATGGAGAAATATTTGCTTTCATTTGGGCAAAATCAGCGGATTCCTTCTGCAAGACAACTTATTTACAAGGATAGGCGAGCAAATCCACTTGGAAAAATTCCTGATGATGTGTGGCAATTTTCAAGAATCTGTGGTACCTTTAAAGAACGGATAGGAGAACATCCATGTCAAATGCCTGAAGATTTATTAGAGCTAATAATAAAAACAAGTTCTAATGAGGGAGATTTAGTTTTAGACCCTTTTGGTGGCACAGGAACAACGGCAGCAGTTGCTAAAAGATTAAAACGGAATTACATAACGATGGAGATATCTACAGAAATATTATAA
- a CDS encoding HEPN domain-containing protein, which translates to MKTSIDHLPEYKREELENIVGIIRASAKVEMIILFGSYARGDFVECDFRYDAEEQHFTSYESDFDIMVIVREEKIVDDFKIWNKVENQIRRKIRTPVNLIREDIEHVNEQLSVGRYFYADVKKEGVLLYDSKRFQLARARKLTPGIRKALAEEDHKLWFPKAKQFFVHYKLDFEKGWNNLGAFNLHQTTEALYSGTSLVLTSYKPRTHDLEKLTERMEKIDLKFCEIFPRKEGEEKRLFELLKKAYVDARYSKNYKITKQELEYLAERVKKLRRLSLKKCREKFKQFEQEIKKA; encoded by the coding sequence ATGAAAACGAGTATAGACCACCTTCCTGAGTATAAACGAGAGGAACTGGAAAATATTGTTGGAATCATTCGTGCCTCAGCAAAGGTTGAGATGATTATTCTTTTTGGAAGCTATGCCCGTGGAGACTTTGTGGAGTGTGATTTTCGATATGATGCTGAGGAGCAACACTTCACAAGTTATGAATCTGATTTTGACATCATGGTGATTGTGCGAGAAGAAAAAATTGTAGATGATTTCAAGATTTGGAACAAGGTTGAAAATCAAATTAGACGCAAGATCCGTACACCAGTAAACCTTATTAGGGAAGATATTGAGCATGTCAATGAACAACTCTCAGTTGGCAGATACTTCTATGCTGATGTTAAAAAGGAAGGTGTACTGCTTTACGATTCAAAACGATTCCAACTGGCAAGAGCAAGAAAACTTACCCCAGGAATAAGAAAGGCGTTGGCAGAGGAGGATCATAAACTTTGGTTTCCGAAAGCGAAGCAGTTTTTTGTGCATTATAAGCTTGACTTTGAAAAAGGTTGGAATAATTTAGGAGCCTTTAATCTCCATCAGACCACTGAAGCTCTATACAGCGGTACTTCCCTTGTCCTTACAAGCTACAAACCTAGAACACACGACTTAGAGAAATTAACAGAGCGGATGGAGAAGATCGATCTAAAGTTTTGTGAGATTTTCCCAAGAAAAGAAGGTGAAGAAAAGAGATTGTTTGAACTCCTCAAGAAAGCCTATGTTGATGCAAGATACAGCAAGAATTATAAAATAACAAAACAAGAACTTGAATACCTTGCTGAGCGAGTGAAAAAACTACGCAGATTATCATTGAAAAAATGTCGTGAGAAGTTTAAGCAATTTGAACAGGAAATTAAAAAAGCCTAA
- a CDS encoding MjaI family restriction endonuclease, translated as MTKRQKLYRIDITQLLDAEVVSFPKYATQLINLANQNAQGTRPEVVGQMSELIKEFKGKKLEEWEKWYLNKYPEAIEKAKMKILQMMENFKEVISLIDAQMIEDWVKDLVIVKTFVGLKFQEAIMKRVAETLGKAYRMSDPEDEAKGIDGYIDEVPISIKPPKPTNQSKCYQKLSGYISSIMTK; from the coding sequence TTGACAAAAAGGCAAAAACTTTATAGAATTGATATTACGCAACTGCTTGATGCGGAAGTTGTTTCATTTCCGAAATACGCTACCCAACTTATCAATTTGGCGAATCAAAATGCCCAGGGAACCAGGCCCGAAGTTGTTGGGCAAATGAGTGAACTGATTAAGGAATTCAAAGGTAAAAAACTTGAAGAATGGGAAAAATGGTACTTGAATAAATACCCTGAGGCTATCGAAAAAGCGAAGATGAAAATTCTGCAGATGATGGAAAACTTCAAAGAGGTTATTAGCCTCATTGATGCCCAAATGATTGAGGACTGGGTTAAGGACTTAGTAATTGTGAAGACATTTGTCGGTCTTAAATTCCAAGAGGCTATAATGAAACGCGTTGCCGAAACCTTAGGGAAAGCATACAGAATGTCTGACCCTGAGGATGAAGCAAAGGGAATAGATGGTTATATAGATGAAGTTCCCATAAGCATCAAACCCCCCAAACCTACGAATCAAAGCAAATGTTACCAGAAATTATCGGGGTACATATCATCTATTATGACAAAGTAA